In the genome of Pseudomonas protegens, one region contains:
- a CDS encoding aldo/keto reductase, with amino-acid sequence MTAARTGLLAGKQVRRLGLGTMRLTGPGIWGPPASEADAVQLLRKAVELGVQHIDTADAYGPNVAEELIRKALFPYADDLIIATKGGFTRQGPGKWTPCGVPAYLRQCVEMSLRQLNVEAIDLYYLHRVDPNVPLADQVGELEKMRQEGKIKCLGLSKVDILQLTQAITIAPIVAVQNQFSILDYQSEDVIRWCEQNEIAFIPYAPLSAGRYFSSGEVRNQSASAAHALKWLLNYSTVMFPIPGTSRVEHLEENLRSDIEG; translated from the coding sequence ATGACCGCCGCCCGTACGGGACTCTTGGCAGGAAAGCAGGTTAGGCGCCTCGGGCTTGGTACCATGAGGCTCACGGGGCCGGGCATCTGGGGCCCACCAGCTTCAGAAGCTGATGCTGTTCAGCTCCTGCGTAAAGCGGTGGAGTTGGGCGTGCAGCACATCGATACCGCTGACGCGTATGGGCCAAATGTGGCCGAGGAGCTAATTCGTAAAGCGTTATTTCCCTATGCCGACGACCTGATCATTGCGACTAAAGGTGGCTTCACCCGCCAAGGCCCTGGCAAGTGGACGCCATGTGGCGTTCCAGCGTATTTGCGTCAGTGCGTTGAGATGAGCCTCAGGCAGCTCAACGTCGAAGCGATAGATCTGTATTACTTGCACCGTGTCGATCCAAATGTCCCTTTGGCTGACCAGGTTGGGGAGCTTGAGAAGATGCGTCAAGAAGGGAAGATCAAATGCCTAGGCTTGTCGAAAGTCGATATTCTTCAACTCACGCAGGCGATTACGATTGCACCCATCGTCGCGGTTCAGAATCAATTTAGTATCCTGGATTACCAGTCCGAGGATGTGATCCGCTGGTGTGAGCAGAACGAAATAGCGTTCATTCCCTACGCGCCTCTGAGCGCCGGAAGGTATTTTTCATCCGGTGAGGTTCGAAACCAATCCGCTTCGGCAGCCCATGCCTTGAAATGGCTTCTGAATTACTCGACGGTCATGTTCCCAATCCCGGGCACATCCAGAGTTGAGCATCTGGAGGAAAACCTCAGATCGGATATTGAGGGTTAG
- a CDS encoding AAA family ATPase yields the protein MKSVFLGVTGTHSTGKSTFCEALKASLECKGICIATIPSFGKLAVQQGIPLLTQHTYDSTMWFIDRTLEAQRAAADAAEVILVDRPIIDAVAYWNAAVEHRGTPAPMHQVDAVRSLITSQLPGYTTIVATRLDSSIALGPGRDTNLPFRASVDSHLHQILSDFGIQHQMLVPDVRDALLDSLHTQILQKLEHL from the coding sequence GTGAAATCTGTTTTTTTAGGTGTCACTGGAACGCACTCCACGGGAAAGTCCACCTTCTGTGAAGCGCTCAAAGCTTCACTTGAGTGCAAAGGCATCTGCATTGCGACCATTCCATCTTTCGGGAAGCTGGCGGTACAGCAAGGTATCCCGCTGCTCACTCAGCATACCTACGACTCCACGATGTGGTTTATCGACCGTACGCTCGAGGCGCAACGAGCAGCGGCTGACGCTGCCGAGGTGATATTGGTTGATCGACCGATCATCGATGCCGTGGCGTATTGGAATGCCGCAGTCGAGCATCGGGGTACACCTGCACCGATGCATCAGGTAGATGCGGTCAGGTCATTAATCACCAGCCAGCTTCCTGGCTACACGACGATCGTTGCGACCAGGCTTGATAGCTCCATTGCTCTTGGCCCAGGACGTGATACCAACTTGCCTTTCAGGGCGTCCGTCGACAGCCATTTGCACCAGATTTTGAGCGACTTCGGGATCCAGCATCAGATGCTTGTTCCTGACGTACGGGATGCTCTTCTCGATAGCTTACACACTCAAATCCTTCAAAAATTGGAGCACTTATGA
- a CDS encoding 3'-5' exonuclease, which produces MLKTDFVWPSEPIIIVDVEGNGHTPPDLVEVGIASFPPMENRELLSWLIKPVNRITWLAQRIHGIKNAELESCQSWAEIMDDVEQHLQNRWFVAHNASVDYGVMKRHLPEWSPVGVIDTLKLARHVYPNAKSHRLESLLIDTGLRDKVADQLHRAADDAYATALLLDHLIEKSSASTWQEICKIAQLKTQPYEQSPPPEQGSLW; this is translated from the coding sequence ATGCTGAAAACAGACTTCGTCTGGCCCTCTGAACCAATCATCATCGTAGACGTTGAGGGCAATGGACATACGCCACCCGACTTGGTCGAAGTGGGAATCGCCTCATTTCCACCGATGGAAAACCGCGAACTTTTGTCTTGGTTAATCAAACCCGTCAACCGGATCACTTGGCTGGCCCAGCGAATCCACGGTATTAAAAATGCGGAGCTGGAAAGTTGCCAATCCTGGGCTGAGATCATGGACGACGTCGAACAGCACCTGCAGAACCGATGGTTCGTCGCGCACAATGCGTCGGTCGACTATGGCGTGATGAAGCGTCACCTGCCCGAATGGTCGCCGGTGGGAGTCATCGACACGTTGAAACTTGCTCGTCACGTTTACCCTAACGCCAAAAGCCATCGGCTTGAATCATTGCTCATTGACACAGGGCTGCGCGATAAGGTCGCCGACCAGCTCCACCGAGCAGCTGATGATGCTTATGCAACGGCGTTATTGCTTGATCATCTCATCGAAAAGTCATCTGCCAGCACTTGGCAGGAAATCTGCAAAATTGCGCAGCTCAAAACGCAACCTTACGAGCAGTCGCCTCCCCCGGAGCAAGGAAGCCTGTGGTGA
- a CDS encoding radical SAM protein — translation MRSQVRIINSTQLQNANPSLVDPVGYRKSGLSLNHIIGCPLDCSYCVRHLYGNFDQRTPQALMSDEEAFQRFINHRYFQPHITPIQLFNRATDPMLPEVKSHTHNLLRMLNEAGLTNNVLVITRWRVSQDDCERFNTLRNIKLTVLVTYSGIDDPKIEPIKSSIAANSLKMLFRHARHYKVVLYWRPIVPGLNDSSEHIAKAAALANYAHATVFSGLFYRKEIAEFYQSQGIPEPYKMTARRKLLPLEDEQRLLRLYGEQNQVTPIFHKTSCGVAYAHLQPDYNGHFGITELCDTCPSSQFSICKAAWKKPDQQILNRMCHELGAVEDPQVNDRAIVVRGLDEQRRYYLQHSLGYQVHDADKPHHYARHGRAEATRNL, via the coding sequence GTGAGATCCCAGGTCAGAATCATCAACTCGACGCAGTTACAAAACGCGAACCCGAGTCTTGTAGATCCAGTCGGGTACCGCAAAAGCGGGCTCAGTTTGAATCACATCATTGGCTGTCCACTCGACTGCAGCTACTGCGTTCGTCACCTTTATGGAAATTTCGATCAGCGCACGCCGCAGGCGCTGATGAGCGATGAAGAAGCCTTCCAGCGATTTATCAATCACAGGTATTTCCAGCCTCATATCACACCTATTCAGCTGTTCAACCGGGCCACCGACCCGATGCTCCCCGAGGTCAAGAGTCATACCCACAATCTGCTGCGTATGCTTAATGAGGCTGGGCTAACCAACAATGTGCTTGTTATCACTCGATGGCGTGTATCTCAGGACGATTGCGAGCGCTTCAATACGCTCAGAAATATCAAGCTGACAGTGCTGGTTACGTACTCAGGAATTGATGATCCGAAGATCGAACCCATCAAGTCTTCGATTGCTGCCAATAGCCTGAAGATGCTGTTCCGCCATGCCAGGCACTACAAAGTGGTGTTGTATTGGCGCCCGATCGTTCCAGGGCTAAACGACTCGTCAGAGCACATTGCAAAGGCCGCGGCGCTCGCTAACTATGCCCACGCGACCGTATTTAGCGGGCTGTTCTATCGAAAGGAGATAGCCGAGTTTTACCAGAGCCAAGGAATCCCTGAGCCATACAAAATGACGGCCAGGCGAAAGCTCCTCCCACTGGAAGATGAGCAGAGGCTATTGAGGTTGTACGGGGAGCAGAATCAGGTGACACCGATCTTCCACAAAACCTCTTGCGGAGTCGCCTATGCGCATCTGCAACCCGATTACAACGGACACTTCGGCATCACCGAACTGTGCGATACCTGCCCTAGCTCGCAATTCTCCATCTGCAAGGCGGCATGGAAGAAGCCAGATCAGCAGATTCTCAATCGAATGTGCCACGAGCTGGGTGCTGTGGAAGACCCGCAGGTGAACGACCGTGCGATTGTCGTTCGTGGTCTGGACGAACAGCGTCGTTACTATTTACAGCACTCCCTAGGCTATCAGGTGCACGACGCTGACAAGCCCCACCACTACGCGCGCCATGGCCGCGCCGAGGCAACAAGGAATCTCTGA
- a CDS encoding DEAD/DEAH box helicase encodes MEELTIRKLGNTKFKDLYFQLLKGDELGNTEIVKLLAIAVLLLNHKTLEIRRLGYRIILFYGNASGQYQALYDVALNSGLHPVSAVISSYFSEDDHRSESFIRNIVGSYIDTFRDQGIVLTEQQDALRTFVQSEYRKSSVVVAPTSYGKSELIIQSVRENPGQRILILVPSKALLAQTKKRLIYADIEGLGKVVTHPEMYSVERKNRAFVLTQERLNRLLNENAGLSFDMVFVDEAHNLLQSDRRNELLAAMLCILGARNPETSFKFLTPFLCDELNVRVRFLDMIPSGFKIDEYIKSERFYIRDFRGGRGQTKLKLYDHFLNDWMEFDRRYANCFELIKGEALSKNIVYGNRKKSIESFAVELAAVLPPVDCPLIQTACAELGELFDRRYKLIGCLRKGVMYHHGSIPDTIRLYLENLFSSSKQMRFLVCNSTLLEGVNLPIERLFVFDFFKGKQKLTPSQFKNLVGRVNRFSEVFAPGAKAALRKLESSIYLLGVNGYTRENAALETFYDKSVNVSKVVKDTVSNVLLEATKIIDGKVSVLYDDAVARLENLHPGVVKDRECRYVTTQVGKLLIANSVSEIDVFSEEQAIERKIRRGIEANGVINTVDRLMLAISKSFVDHFDDSREYSDLVRLKQEPARNFYAMILDWKLKKLSVKQTIRQTLAYWKKLVETSHSDHVFVGKWGDTKYRDSKYENWVRISQKDDGERINLAIVRLKDEDDFFDNKIFKFVEVLNGVGALDPGFYKLIKYGTADDTKIKLIRDGYSHGLADLMLERYPETVRATLGGEIEVSPRLVNMMINNEESDLLIFEAKMNLKPI; translated from the coding sequence ATGGAAGAGCTGACTATCAGGAAACTGGGCAACACCAAGTTCAAGGATCTGTATTTCCAACTCCTCAAGGGAGACGAACTGGGTAACACAGAGATTGTGAAACTTTTGGCGATCGCCGTGCTGCTCCTTAACCACAAGACCCTCGAAATTCGACGTCTCGGCTACCGCATTATCCTGTTTTACGGTAACGCTTCGGGTCAGTACCAGGCGCTGTACGATGTAGCACTCAACAGTGGTCTTCACCCTGTCTCAGCAGTAATCAGCAGCTACTTTTCCGAGGATGATCACCGCAGCGAGTCGTTCATCCGAAACATCGTGGGCAGCTACATCGATACCTTCCGTGATCAAGGCATCGTGCTGACTGAGCAACAGGATGCCCTGCGGACATTTGTTCAGTCGGAGTACCGTAAGTCGTCAGTCGTGGTTGCTCCGACCAGTTACGGTAAATCTGAGCTCATCATTCAATCGGTGAGGGAAAATCCAGGGCAGCGGATCCTGATCCTTGTGCCTTCTAAGGCTCTGCTGGCCCAGACGAAAAAGCGGTTGATCTACGCGGACATTGAGGGGTTGGGCAAGGTGGTGACCCATCCCGAGATGTATTCGGTTGAGCGAAAGAACAGGGCATTTGTCCTGACCCAGGAGCGGCTCAACAGGCTCTTGAACGAGAACGCCGGGCTGAGCTTCGATATGGTCTTCGTCGACGAGGCCCACAACCTGCTGCAGAGCGACCGCAGAAATGAGTTACTGGCCGCCATGCTGTGCATCCTGGGGGCTCGTAATCCGGAAACATCATTCAAGTTCCTGACTCCCTTCCTATGCGATGAACTCAACGTCCGTGTGCGCTTCCTGGACATGATCCCGAGCGGATTCAAGATCGACGAGTACATCAAGTCTGAGCGCTTCTATATCAGGGATTTTAGGGGAGGGAGGGGCCAGACGAAGCTCAAGCTCTATGACCATTTCCTGAATGACTGGATGGAGTTCGATCGGAGGTATGCAAACTGCTTCGAGCTCATCAAAGGCGAAGCACTGTCCAAAAACATTGTTTACGGCAACAGGAAGAAAAGCATTGAGTCATTTGCGGTTGAACTGGCAGCCGTGCTGCCGCCCGTAGATTGTCCGCTGATCCAGACGGCCTGTGCCGAGCTAGGAGAGCTTTTTGACCGACGCTACAAACTGATCGGCTGCCTGCGCAAAGGGGTTATGTACCACCATGGTTCGATCCCTGACACCATCCGTCTTTACTTGGAGAACCTCTTCAGTAGCTCCAAGCAGATGAGGTTTCTGGTCTGCAACTCCACGCTTCTGGAAGGGGTGAACCTGCCGATCGAACGACTCTTCGTTTTTGATTTTTTCAAAGGGAAGCAAAAGCTGACGCCATCTCAATTCAAGAACCTGGTCGGACGCGTCAATCGGTTCAGTGAGGTCTTTGCGCCTGGAGCTAAGGCTGCGTTGAGAAAGCTGGAGTCCAGCATCTACCTGTTGGGCGTAAATGGCTACACACGCGAAAATGCAGCGCTTGAGACCTTCTACGATAAATCCGTCAACGTCTCAAAGGTGGTCAAGGACACTGTCAGCAACGTTCTGCTTGAAGCCACCAAGATCATCGATGGGAAGGTGTCGGTTCTCTACGACGACGCCGTGGCTCGTCTAGAGAATCTGCATCCTGGCGTGGTTAAAGATCGAGAGTGTCGTTACGTTACCACTCAGGTGGGCAAGCTCCTCATCGCGAATAGTGTCAGTGAAATTGACGTGTTTTCAGAGGAGCAGGCTATTGAACGGAAGATCAGGCGAGGCATCGAGGCGAACGGCGTCATCAATACCGTTGACAGGCTGATGCTTGCGATCTCCAAATCGTTCGTCGATCACTTCGACGACAGCCGAGAGTACAGCGACCTGGTGCGTCTCAAGCAAGAGCCTGCCCGGAATTTCTACGCCATGATCCTGGATTGGAAGCTGAAGAAACTCAGCGTCAAGCAGACGATCCGACAGACGCTCGCGTACTGGAAAAAGCTGGTCGAGACTAGCCATAGTGATCACGTATTCGTGGGTAAATGGGGTGATACCAAATATCGCGACAGCAAGTACGAGAACTGGGTAAGAATCTCCCAAAAGGATGACGGCGAGCGTATTAACCTGGCAATCGTCCGTCTCAAGGACGAGGACGATTTCTTCGACAACAAGATTTTCAAGTTCGTCGAGGTGCTGAATGGGGTAGGAGCCCTGGATCCAGGGTTCTACAAACTCATCAAATACGGTACCGCGGATGACACCAAGATCAAGCTCATCCGCGATGGCTACAGCCATGGCTTGGCGGATCTGATGCTCGAACGGTACCCCGAAACCGTGCGTGCGACGCTCGGCGGCGAGATCGAAGTAAGCCCTCGCCTAGTCAACATGATGATCAACAACGAGGAAAGCGATCTGCTGATTTTTGAAGCCAAGATGAACCTCAAACCCATCTGA
- a CDS encoding TonB-dependent siderophore receptor, producing MRRTLLSICVLQALSSTSWAEQAQVKPSTLELDTADVIGTATYERADGPVQGYRATRSASATRTDTSIHETPQSISVVAKDAVEDLGATRLQDALDYAGGVGRANNFGGQGLTTFTVRGFTTGEFYRNGFPINRGYPNMPDANTIERLEVLRGPATMLYGRGDPGGTFNVVSKQPLPERTVTLGSQLNDQGMKRGTLDASGPLDEDGRLAYRLNVVGEGGDTFRDHVDTERYGVTPVLSWQVSDATRLIFEGDFMRNNAPLDRGVTRYAKQIGSASRDSFFGEKDVGKLHNDNNMAQLRFEHLLNDDWTLGGGVQWLDGSLKGNAVEANGIAADGRTLGRNFNYRKLEWTDRDAQLNLTGHFDTAGLQHTLLTGIEYEDYDYQSIIQRSSGAVGAYPIDLFDPVYGQPRPALTRTPTHDKENLKTYAAFVQDQVALTDKLKVLAGARFERFEHDYETYVPGGKSWQASDNAVTPRIGVSYDLTETLALYADTARSFKPNTGASRLGGGFAPEKGKSYEMGIKWEALDQQLSVDAAIYQIEKRNVLTADPVDSTFSVAAGEVRSRGLDVNVAGNLTPEWRVIGGYAYVDAEVTKDNVLRSGTRLLNIPKNSFSLLNMYEFQDGMLKGLGLGGGLKYVDERAGQTANTGFSMGSYTVVNLLGFYKVNDKVRLNLDLKNLFDRDYEEGAFGNVYAYPGAPRTLQVGIAYTL from the coding sequence ATGCGCCGAACCCTGCTTTCCATTTGTGTGCTGCAAGCGTTGTCGTCCACCTCATGGGCTGAACAAGCGCAGGTAAAGCCCTCAACCCTTGAGTTGGACACCGCCGATGTCATCGGCACCGCGACTTACGAAAGGGCGGATGGTCCGGTGCAGGGTTATCGCGCAACGCGCTCGGCCAGCGCCACGCGGACTGACACTTCGATCCATGAAACCCCGCAGTCGATCAGTGTGGTCGCCAAGGATGCGGTGGAGGATCTTGGAGCCACGCGTTTGCAGGACGCGCTGGACTACGCCGGGGGCGTGGGGCGGGCGAACAATTTTGGTGGGCAGGGGCTGACCACGTTTACCGTCCGTGGCTTCACCACCGGCGAGTTTTACCGCAACGGTTTTCCCATCAACCGCGGCTATCCGAACATGCCGGATGCCAACACCATCGAACGCCTTGAAGTGCTGCGCGGCCCGGCAACCATGCTTTATGGCCGGGGTGATCCTGGCGGTACTTTCAACGTGGTTTCCAAGCAGCCGTTGCCCGAGCGCACGGTCACCCTGGGCAGTCAATTGAACGACCAGGGCATGAAGCGCGGCACGCTGGACGCTTCCGGGCCGCTGGACGAAGACGGGCGCCTGGCCTATCGACTGAACGTCGTGGGCGAGGGCGGCGACACCTTCCGCGATCATGTCGACACCGAGCGCTACGGTGTCACGCCGGTGCTCAGCTGGCAGGTCAGCGACGCGACCCGGCTGATTTTCGAAGGCGATTTCATGCGTAACAACGCGCCTCTGGATCGAGGCGTTACCCGCTACGCGAAGCAGATTGGCAGCGCTTCTCGCGACAGTTTTTTCGGTGAAAAAGACGTTGGCAAACTGCACAACGACAACAACATGGCGCAACTGCGCTTCGAACACCTGCTCAACGACGACTGGACCCTTGGGGGTGGTGTGCAGTGGCTCGATGGTTCGCTCAAGGGCAACGCGGTCGAGGCCAACGGTATTGCCGCTGACGGCCGCACCTTGGGGCGCAATTTCAACTATCGCAAGCTGGAATGGACCGACCGGGATGCCCAGCTCAATCTGACCGGCCATTTCGATACCGCCGGTTTGCAGCACACTTTGCTCACCGGCATCGAGTATGAAGACTACGACTACCAGTCGATCATTCAACGCTCCAGTGGCGCTGTCGGTGCGTACCCCATCGACCTCTTCGATCCAGTGTACGGCCAGCCGCGTCCGGCCCTGACCCGCACGCCGACTCATGACAAGGAAAACCTCAAGACCTATGCCGCGTTCGTGCAGGATCAAGTGGCCCTGACCGACAAACTGAAAGTGCTGGCAGGGGCGCGTTTCGAACGCTTCGAACATGACTACGAAACCTATGTACCCGGCGGCAAGAGTTGGCAGGCCAGTGACAACGCGGTCACACCGCGCATTGGCGTGAGCTACGACTTGACCGAGACCTTGGCGCTCTACGCCGACACCGCGCGCTCGTTCAAGCCCAACACCGGCGCCAGCCGCCTCGGCGGCGGGTTTGCGCCAGAGAAGGGCAAGTCTTATGAAATGGGTATCAAGTGGGAAGCACTGGATCAGCAGTTGAGTGTCGACGCGGCGATCTATCAGATCGAAAAGCGCAACGTCTTGACCGCCGACCCGGTTGACTCGACCTTCAGCGTGGCCGCCGGTGAAGTGCGAAGCCGTGGTTTGGATGTCAACGTTGCCGGCAACCTGACGCCCGAGTGGCGGGTGATCGGCGGCTACGCCTATGTCGATGCCGAAGTCACCAAGGACAACGTGCTGCGCTCTGGCACGCGGCTGCTGAACATCCCGAAAAACAGCTTCAGCCTGCTGAATATGTACGAGTTCCAGGACGGCATGCTCAAGGGCCTGGGCCTGGGGGGCGGACTCAAGTACGTCGACGAGCGCGCCGGGCAAACCGCCAATACCGGGTTTTCGATGGGCAGCTACACCGTTGTCAACCTGCTCGGTTTCTACAAGGTCAATGACAAGGTGCGGCTCAATCTGGATCTGAAAAACCTGTTTGACCGTGATTATGAAGAGGGCGCGTTCGGCAACGTTTACGCCTATCCTGGGGCTCCGCGAACGCTGCAGGTCGGCATTGCCTACACCTTATAG
- a CDS encoding amidohydrolase family protein — MPHPKSATAWPPSCAAPRERIQAPSFVPPPGACDTHAHVICADFERYPLVPERSYTPPPAPEALYLDMLRATGMQRGVLVQPSVYGTDNRYMLEVLQRHRDRLRGVAVVDERISDDELAHMHALGVRGVRINVLFRGGVNLDLMERLAHRVADLGWHLQFLIDVRLLSELQARIARLPCPVVIDHFGHFPARLGVKEPGFELLLRNVAEHGWWVKLSGAYRLSERHPDYADTDALAHALLGAAPERMVWGSDWPHVALESTPDTGSLLDRLRSWAPDQRQRQSILVDNPAVLYDFK; from the coding sequence ATGCCTCACCCCAAATCCGCCACAGCGTGGCCGCCCTCCTGTGCCGCCCCGAGAGAAAGGATCCAAGCCCCGAGCTTCGTGCCGCCGCCAGGTGCATGCGACACCCATGCCCATGTGATCTGCGCTGATTTTGAGCGTTATCCCCTGGTACCCGAGCGCAGTTACACCCCGCCTCCGGCACCTGAGGCGCTGTATCTGGACATGTTGCGGGCCACGGGGATGCAGCGCGGGGTTCTGGTGCAGCCGAGCGTCTACGGCACCGATAACCGCTACATGCTCGAGGTGTTGCAACGTCACCGTGATCGACTGAGGGGGGTGGCGGTAGTCGACGAACGAATCAGCGATGACGAACTGGCGCACATGCACGCCTTGGGTGTGCGCGGCGTTCGCATCAACGTGCTGTTTCGCGGCGGCGTGAATCTGGACTTGATGGAGCGCCTTGCCCATCGGGTTGCCGACCTTGGCTGGCATCTGCAGTTCTTGATTGATGTCCGGCTGTTAAGCGAGCTGCAGGCACGGATAGCCAGGCTGCCCTGCCCCGTGGTGATCGATCACTTCGGACACTTCCCGGCCCGCCTGGGCGTCAAGGAGCCGGGGTTCGAGTTGCTGCTGAGAAACGTGGCGGAACACGGTTGGTGGGTCAAATTGTCGGGCGCTTATCGCCTGAGTGAGCGGCATCCGGACTATGCCGATACGGATGCGCTGGCCCATGCCTTGCTGGGCGCCGCCCCCGAACGAATGGTTTGGGGCAGCGACTGGCCCCACGTAGCGCTCGAAAGCACGCCCGACACCGGTTCATTACTGGATCGCTTGCGCTCATGGGCGCCCGATCAGCGCCAGCGACAGAGCATCCTGGTCGATAACCCCGCCGTTCTGTACGACTTCAAATAA
- a CDS encoding MFS transporter, translating into MSWFSELNTVEKRTFYSALGGWALDALDFMVFTFVIASLMTLWHIDKGSVGLLSTVTLLFSSIGGWGAGILADRYGRVRLLQISILWFSICTVLIGFAQNFEQLFVLRALQGLGFGGEWAVGSVLIGEMVRAEHRGKAVGIVQSGWAIGWGAAALLYTVAFSYLPEDLAWRSLFWIGIAPAMLVLYIRKYVPEPEVFLQSKKHQSETGNRVAFWHIFSPSLLRTTLLSALLCMGVQGGYYAITTWLPAYLKLEKGLSVFGTGSYLLVVILGSFFGYVCGAYLSDRLGRRANFILFAVLSAISVICYMQLNLTNTQMLILGFPLGFAASGIYSGMGAFLTELYPSAVRANGQAFSYNFGRAVGALFPGLVGFISAQYSLGTAIAMFAGGAYCLVLVVTCFLPETRGKQLH; encoded by the coding sequence ATGAGCTGGTTTAGCGAACTTAATACCGTTGAAAAACGCACCTTCTATTCCGCATTGGGTGGCTGGGCGCTGGACGCCCTGGACTTCATGGTGTTCACCTTTGTCATCGCCTCCTTGATGACCCTCTGGCACATCGACAAGGGATCCGTGGGACTGCTGAGCACCGTGACCTTGCTGTTTTCGTCCATTGGCGGATGGGGAGCGGGGATCCTGGCTGACCGCTACGGTCGGGTGCGGCTGCTGCAGATCAGCATTCTGTGGTTCTCGATCTGCACCGTACTGATCGGCTTCGCGCAAAACTTCGAGCAGCTGTTTGTGCTTCGCGCGCTGCAGGGCCTGGGGTTCGGCGGCGAGTGGGCGGTGGGCTCGGTGCTGATCGGCGAAATGGTCCGAGCGGAACATCGCGGCAAGGCCGTGGGCATCGTGCAGAGCGGATGGGCCATTGGCTGGGGCGCGGCCGCGCTGCTCTACACAGTGGCCTTCAGCTACCTTCCCGAAGACCTTGCCTGGCGCTCACTGTTCTGGATCGGCATCGCACCTGCAATGCTGGTGCTCTACATTCGCAAATACGTGCCAGAACCCGAGGTGTTCCTGCAGAGCAAGAAGCACCAGAGCGAAACTGGCAACAGGGTGGCCTTCTGGCACATCTTCTCCCCTTCGCTGCTGCGCACCACCCTGTTGTCCGCGCTGCTGTGCATGGGGGTACAAGGTGGCTACTACGCGATCACCACCTGGTTGCCGGCCTACCTGAAGCTGGAGAAGGGCCTGTCAGTGTTCGGCACCGGCAGCTACCTGCTGGTGGTCATCCTGGGGTCATTCTTCGGCTATGTCTGCGGTGCCTACCTGTCTGACCGGCTGGGGCGCCGCGCCAACTTCATCCTCTTCGCCGTCCTGTCGGCCATCAGCGTGATCTGCTACATGCAACTGAACCTGACCAATACCCAGATGCTGATTCTCGGTTTCCCCCTGGGGTTCGCCGCATCCGGTATCTACAGCGGCATGGGGGCCTTTCTGACGGAACTCTATCCTTCGGCAGTGAGGGCCAACGGCCAGGCGTTCTCCTATAACTTCGGGCGCGCGGTGGGCGCACTGTTCCCGGGACTCGTCGGTTTCATCAGTGCCCAATACAGCCTGGGCACCGCGATTGCGATGTTCGCCGGAGGTGCCTACTGCCTGGTCCTGGTGGTGACCTGCTTCCTTCCGGAAACCAGGGGCAAGCAATTGCACTGA